Proteins found in one Nitrosopumilus maritimus SCM1 genomic segment:
- a CDS encoding VOC family protein, producing MNIKKVGNVILAVKDLDKSIQFYNEIIGLPIKNQRRTWVDLGTSGALLSLHPASLTEQQGNALESGITVGFLVGDVKSAVDELKEKGVNIHRDIVEKDAGKNAVISDPDGYLISLFEPSFSDKAEQTGGYHGFTPA from the coding sequence GTGAATATCAAAAAAGTCGGAAATGTGATTTTGGCCGTAAAAGACCTAGACAAATCAATACAGTTCTACAACGAAATTATTGGATTACCAATAAAAAATCAGAGAAGAACATGGGTTGATTTGGGCACATCTGGAGCTTTATTGAGTCTACATCCAGCTTCACTAACAGAACAACAGGGAAATGCTCTTGAGAGTGGAATCACAGTCGGTTTTCTAGTCGGAGATGTAAAATCTGCAGTAGACGAATTGAAAGAAAAAGGAGTCAATATTCATCGAGACATTGTTGAGAAAGATGCAGGAAAAAATGCTGTAATTTCAGATCCTGATGGTTATTTGATTTCTTTGTTTGAACCAAGTTTCTCAGACAAAGCTGAACAAACTGGTGGATACCACGGATTTACACCTGCTTAG
- a CDS encoding Lrp/AsnC ligand binding domain-containing protein codes for MVRAIILVKSPKKLIAARLRKVDSVSDSFPTSGQFDAVAIIDVEELAQIKDVANQIQKINGVERTETMVEVQ; via the coding sequence TTGGTAAGGGCCATCATTTTAGTAAAATCTCCAAAAAAACTGATTGCGGCAAGATTGAGAAAGGTTGATTCCGTATCTGACTCTTTTCCTACTAGTGGTCAATTTGATGCAGTAGCCATTATTGATGTTGAAGAACTTGCTCAAATCAAAGATGTTGCCAACCAAATTCAAAAAATCAACGGTGTTGAACGAACTGAAACCATGGTTGAAGTTCAATGA
- a CDS encoding cob(I)yrinic acid a,c-diamide adenosyltransferase yields MKIYTKTGDDGNTGLQGNLRISKSHPRIFAYGAVDEANAALGIVLTNSLDEDIFDVLRKIQNDLFVVGSDLSNPNLNDVKNRVSLEMIQELEQNIDKFESELPPLTNFILPGGSTPTSKLHYARTVVRRAETLTVQLAEKDEINSNCIIYLNRLSDLFFVMGRLINKRNGTEDIIWKI; encoded by the coding sequence ATGAAAATTTACACTAAAACAGGAGATGATGGAAATACTGGACTACAAGGAAATTTACGTATCTCAAAATCTCATCCGAGAATATTTGCATATGGTGCTGTAGATGAAGCAAATGCTGCTTTGGGTATTGTGTTAACAAATTCTTTAGATGAAGATATCTTTGATGTACTTAGAAAAATTCAAAATGATTTGTTTGTTGTAGGTTCTGATTTATCTAATCCTAATCTAAATGATGTAAAAAACAGAGTTTCCTTAGAGATGATACAAGAGTTGGAGCAAAATATAGATAAATTTGAATCAGAACTCCCACCACTAACTAATTTTATACTTCCAGGAGGCTCTACTCCTACATCTAAATTACATTATGCCAGAACTGTAGTACGTAGAGCTGAAACCCTAACTGTCCAACTTGCAGAAAAAGATGAAATTAATTCAAACTGTATAATTTACCTAAATCGATTATCTGATCTATTTTTTGTTATGGGCAGATTGATCAACAAAAGAAATGGTACGGAAGACATTATTTGGAAGATCTAA
- a CDS encoding HD domain-containing protein, with protein MIEDFFHNVANLKNISRQGWIDKLSIDNPESVADHTFSMAIMGMIIADLENLNSEKILKMILLHDLAESKIGDIVPDKMSLEEKQKLENSAFDEIIKTLPESLTHNYVEIWNEYQKNNTDESSIVHQVDKLEMALQAKIYQSQGYSKDKLETFFESAKSSITHPKLKELFTKIIDEE; from the coding sequence ATGATTGAAGATTTTTTTCATAATGTAGCAAATCTAAAAAATATTTCACGTCAAGGGTGGATTGACAAACTTTCTATAGATAATCCAGAATCTGTTGCAGACCATACATTTTCTATGGCAATTATGGGAATGATAATTGCAGATTTGGAGAATTTGAATTCAGAAAAAATTCTCAAAATGATTCTATTGCATGATCTTGCTGAATCAAAAATAGGAGACATTGTTCCAGACAAGATGTCATTAGAAGAAAAACAAAAATTAGAAAATTCTGCATTTGATGAAATTATCAAAACATTGCCTGAATCTTTGACGCATAACTATGTGGAAATTTGGAATGAATATCAGAAAAACAATACTGATGAAAGCAGCATTGTTCATCAGGTTGACAAATTAGAGATGGCACTTCAAGCAAAAATTTACCAATCTCAAGGATATTCTAAAGACAAATTAGAAACTTTTTTTGAATCTGCAAAATCAAGTATAACTCATCCAAAATTAAAAGAATTATTTACAAAGATAATTGATGAAGAATAA
- a CDS encoding TIGR00300 family protein has protein sequence MSKFSQEIEVSGHLIDSLILTKIFDKIMDLQGEFQVQEINIGKRKKDQSYARLLVKGKNQKHLDEILQTIYREGAVSKVQKEITLKKSPKNYVMPDNFYSTTNNHTQVFHKGKWIQVENMMMDKCIVVKGNRAFCVPVRDVKKGDQIIVGEGGVKINPPERPREGSNVFEFMGSSSSSERPTQHIAKKVADDIYNTKKKDGKIVIVGGPAIVHTGASDAVSELIRSGYIDGVLAGNALAVHDIEYATIGTSLGMNVHDATLAYHGHRNHMDAINSVFKAGSIANMVKTKKLTKGIMYECVKNKVPFVLAGSIRDDGPLPDVITDVAQAQREYKKVLKDAKMVIMISTMLHSIATGNMLPANVKVIVVDINQPTVTKLMDRGTWQALGIVSDVGAFLPMVAQQIRKKK, from the coding sequence ATGAGCAAATTTTCTCAAGAGATCGAAGTTAGTGGACATTTAATCGATTCATTGATCCTAACCAAAATCTTTGATAAAATAATGGATTTGCAAGGTGAGTTTCAAGTACAAGAAATCAACATAGGTAAAAGAAAAAAAGATCAATCTTATGCTCGATTATTAGTCAAAGGAAAAAATCAAAAACACCTTGATGAGATTTTACAAACAATTTACAGAGAAGGGGCAGTATCAAAAGTTCAAAAAGAGATTACTCTAAAAAAATCTCCAAAAAATTATGTAATGCCTGATAATTTTTACAGTACAACTAACAACCATACTCAAGTTTTTCATAAAGGGAAATGGATTCAAGTAGAAAACATGATGATGGACAAATGCATTGTAGTAAAAGGAAACAGAGCATTTTGTGTTCCAGTCAGAGATGTCAAAAAAGGTGATCAGATTATTGTCGGGGAGGGAGGAGTCAAAATTAATCCTCCTGAAAGACCAAGAGAAGGCTCCAACGTCTTTGAATTTATGGGGAGCTCAAGTTCTAGTGAAAGACCAACTCAACACATTGCAAAAAAAGTAGCTGATGATATTTACAATACAAAAAAGAAAGACGGAAAGATTGTCATTGTAGGTGGTCCTGCAATTGTGCATACTGGCGCATCAGATGCAGTATCAGAATTAATCAGATCAGGATACATTGATGGGGTTTTGGCAGGAAATGCACTAGCAGTTCACGATATAGAATATGCAACTATAGGTACATCATTAGGAATGAATGTTCATGATGCCACTTTGGCATATCATGGTCATAGAAATCACATGGATGCAATCAATTCTGTATTCAAAGCAGGATCTATTGCAAACATGGTAAAAACAAAGAAGCTTACTAAAGGAATCATGTATGAATGTGTAAAGAACAAGGTCCCATTTGTATTGGCAGGCTCTATCAGAGATGATGGTCCACTACCAGATGTAATTACTGATGTTGCACAAGCTCAAAGAGAATACAAAAAAGTTCTAAAAGATGCAAAAATGGTCATCATGATTTCAACCATGCTACACTCTATCGCAACAGGGAATATGCTACCTGCAAATGTCAAAGTAATTGTTGTTGATATCAACCAACCAACAGTAACAAAACTGATGGATAGAGGAACCTGGCAAGCATTAGGAATTGTCTCTGATGTTGGGGCATTTTTGCCAATGGTTGCTCAACAAATTAGAAAAAAGAAATAA
- a CDS encoding pyridoxal phosphate-dependent aminotransferase: protein MKFVVDQQVEDIEMPENLKLNTFLQEFHSDCTHPECGFGFYGFAFGQSPFPVPRLIQEALIKNVNKGEYAAVPGIPELRNAISKYNKHYFGMDVSPDRIYVGPGTKELIFNLLEILHGTVILPTPAWLGYLPQIRFLKKNYHMLPTRANKKIAPNDLRRLALRLQDRQKILILNNPHNPTGLLYNRLELEEIADVCRELNITVISDEIYAQTTYDFSKFVSMGKIYPEGTFVTNGLSKSHAAGGYRLGYVILPQHATDLRTQFKKILATEYTAVSTPIQHAAVPGFEISHEMDEYFEITRNIHKIMGEYTYHRLTSIDGIKATKPEATFYLLADFNAYAPELQKAKIRTSQKLSESLIVHPYHTAIVGGDSLVLERTDFSARIAYVDYDGAAVYQNYQENRPKTHSERTEFVTKNAPKIVSGLDMIEKFFGSLKKDAVDELMLIKNNLKIPN, encoded by the coding sequence TTGAAATTTGTTGTTGATCAGCAGGTAGAAGATATTGAGATGCCTGAGAATCTCAAATTAAACACGTTTTTGCAAGAATTTCACTCTGATTGTACTCATCCAGAGTGTGGTTTTGGATTTTATGGCTTTGCCTTTGGTCAATCACCATTTCCTGTGCCTAGATTAATTCAAGAGGCACTCATCAAAAATGTAAACAAGGGAGAATATGCTGCAGTTCCTGGTATTCCTGAACTACGCAATGCAATTTCAAAATACAACAAACATTACTTTGGAATGGATGTATCTCCTGACAGAATCTATGTTGGTCCTGGAACCAAAGAACTCATCTTTAATTTATTAGAAATTTTACATGGAACAGTAATTCTACCTACTCCTGCATGGTTGGGATATCTTCCACAAATCAGATTCTTAAAGAAAAACTATCACATGTTACCAACTCGTGCAAATAAAAAAATTGCACCAAATGATCTTAGAAGATTAGCATTAAGATTACAAGACAGACAGAAAATTCTGATATTAAATAATCCTCACAACCCTACAGGATTGCTTTACAATCGGTTAGAACTTGAAGAGATTGCAGATGTTTGTAGAGAACTAAACATAACTGTAATTTCAGATGAAATTTATGCTCAAACTACATATGATTTTTCAAAATTTGTTAGTATGGGAAAAATTTATCCTGAAGGAACATTCGTTACAAACGGTTTATCAAAATCCCATGCTGCTGGCGGATATAGACTAGGTTATGTCATCTTACCACAACATGCAACTGATCTTAGAACACAATTCAAAAAAATTCTTGCAACTGAATATACAGCTGTATCTACTCCAATTCAACATGCTGCAGTACCGGGATTTGAAATCAGTCATGAGATGGATGAGTATTTTGAAATTACAAGAAATATTCACAAGATAATGGGAGAATACACATATCACAGATTAACATCAATTGATGGAATTAAAGCAACAAAACCGGAAGCAACATTCTATTTGTTAGCAGATTTCAATGCATACGCTCCTGAATTACAAAAAGCAAAGATTAGAACTTCACAAAAATTATCTGAATCATTAATTGTCCATCCATATCATACTGCAATAGTAGGTGGAGATAGCTTGGTTCTTGAAAGAACTGATTTTAGTGCAAGAATTGCGTATGTTGATTATGATGGTGCTGCTGTTTACCAAAACTATCAAGAAAATAGACCTAAAACCCACTCTGAGAGAACTGAATTTGTGACTAAAAATGCTCCAAAGATAGTATCTGGATTAGATATGATTGAAAAATTCTTTGGTTCTTTGAAAAAGGATGCCGTAGATGAATTAATGCTAATAAAAAATAACTTGAAAATCCCAAATTAA
- a CDS encoding AMP-binding protein translates to MSDFEFVPTQNQVEESNIFRFMQKHGLSSLSELSKKSKDELEWFWQEVDKDIGVVWDSPYSQILDSSNGIAHSKWFVNGKTNIYKSTVEKFVKLTPDKTAYHFVSEDGATSKLTYQELDNKVSKLANGLKSLRVKKGDVVAIYLPMIQEAILAILASAKIGAVQTVIFSGYSTESLHIRLQDCNAKVLFVSDGFCRKGKPISQKETVQKAIQDTYVEKTIVVKYKGVDKYENSENIVFYNELIESQNPDCPTEIMDSEDPLFILYTSGTTGKPKGVVHVHGGFSVFAGHQAAYLIDLQAQDVLFWPADIGWITGLVWNVYGLLIMGASSVIYDGALDFPKSDRVWKILSEYNATIFGISPTATRLFKKNNEEPLQNFSLDKIKNIPTTGEPLDEDSWWWLFDKVGNKKIPIMNLSGGTEIGGAMLSVFPGMKLKPSTVGIPVPGMNLDVVDNDGNSVKNKNGYLIIRSPWPGMTRGLLNDNERFIETYWSRFKDIWFHGDYVFVDQDGLWYMRGRTDDVINVSGHRMSTAEIEHMVISHEKISDAASIAIPDDITGEAIVIFFVADSKDDSNLEGIVSDFISQKIGKVAKPKFVYQLTDLPKTRTGKIMRRLLKSKLLGKELGDLSSLENPQILDEVPKIG, encoded by the coding sequence TTGTCTGATTTTGAGTTTGTTCCAACACAAAACCAAGTTGAAGAGTCCAATATCTTTCGTTTTATGCAAAAACATGGACTATCATCACTATCTGAACTATCAAAAAAATCAAAAGATGAACTAGAATGGTTTTGGCAAGAAGTTGATAAAGACATCGGAGTAGTTTGGGACTCTCCATATTCACAAATACTTGATTCCTCAAATGGAATTGCGCATTCTAAATGGTTTGTAAATGGTAAAACAAACATCTACAAATCTACAGTTGAAAAATTTGTAAAATTAACTCCTGATAAAACTGCATATCACTTTGTTTCAGAAGATGGGGCAACATCCAAACTCACATACCAAGAATTAGACAACAAAGTATCAAAACTTGCAAATGGTCTCAAATCACTTAGGGTCAAAAAAGGAGATGTTGTGGCAATTTATCTTCCGATGATTCAAGAAGCAATTTTAGCAATATTGGCTTCAGCTAAAATTGGCGCAGTTCAAACTGTAATCTTTTCAGGATATAGTACTGAATCACTGCATATTAGATTACAAGATTGTAATGCGAAAGTTCTTTTTGTTTCAGACGGTTTTTGTAGAAAAGGAAAACCAATCTCTCAAAAAGAAACCGTGCAAAAAGCAATTCAAGACACATATGTTGAAAAAACAATTGTAGTAAAATACAAAGGGGTGGACAAGTATGAAAACTCTGAAAATATTGTATTTTATAATGAATTGATAGAATCTCAAAACCCTGATTGCCCTACTGAAATAATGGATTCTGAGGATCCTTTATTCATCTTGTATACTTCGGGTACTACTGGAAAACCAAAGGGTGTGGTACATGTTCATGGTGGTTTTTCCGTATTTGCAGGACATCAGGCAGCATATTTGATAGATTTACAGGCACAAGATGTGTTATTTTGGCCTGCAGATATTGGTTGGATTACTGGTCTTGTCTGGAATGTCTATGGATTGCTAATCATGGGAGCAAGTTCCGTGATTTATGACGGAGCATTAGATTTTCCAAAATCTGACAGAGTATGGAAAATTCTTTCAGAGTATAATGCAACAATATTTGGAATCTCTCCTACTGCAACAAGATTATTCAAGAAAAATAATGAAGAACCATTACAAAATTTCTCATTAGATAAAATCAAAAATATTCCAACAACGGGTGAACCACTTGATGAGGATTCATGGTGGTGGTTGTTTGATAAAGTTGGAAACAAGAAAATTCCAATAATGAATTTGTCTGGCGGAACTGAAATTGGTGGTGCAATGTTGTCTGTTTTTCCAGGGATGAAACTAAAACCTTCAACTGTTGGTATTCCAGTTCCTGGAATGAACCTTGATGTAGTTGATAATGATGGAAATTCAGTCAAAAACAAAAATGGCTATCTCATAATTAGATCACCTTGGCCAGGAATGACTCGGGGGTTACTAAATGACAATGAGCGGTTCATTGAAACTTATTGGTCTAGATTCAAAGACATTTGGTTTCATGGGGATTATGTCTTTGTTGATCAAGATGGTCTTTGGTATATGCGTGGAAGAACTGATGATGTGATTAATGTCTCTGGACACCGAATGAGTACTGCTGAAATTGAACATATGGTAATTTCACATGAAAAAATTTCTGATGCAGCATCTATTGCAATTCCTGATGATATTACTGGCGAGGCTATTGTTATTTTCTTTGTTGCAGATAGTAAAGATGATTCTAATTTGGAAGGTATAGTTTCTGATTTTATTTCTCAAAAGATTGGCAAAGTTGCAAAACCAAAGTTTGTTTATCAATTGACTGATTTGCCAAAAACTAGAACGGGAAAAATTATGAGACGATTACTAAAATCAAAATTATTGGGAAAAGAGTTAGGTGATTTGTCTTCTCTAGAGAATCCTCAGATACTAGATGAGGTTCCAAAAATTGGTTAA
- the gatB gene encoding Asp-tRNA(Asn)/Glu-tRNA(Gln) amidotransferase subunit GatB, producing MTKIGLEIHCQLTNLESKLFCSCKANYRQFEINENICPVCMGLPGSLPRLNQDAVKKATMIAMALNCSTPEKIAFFRKNYFYPDLPKNFQITQLNIYGDTSVGGPGSIMVGDKEIRITRIQLEEDPGRLIYEGTSSKNQITLVDYNRAGTPLVEIVTEPDFENPKQVREFLNILSDLLENLGVSDPSLEGAMRADANVSIEGGKKVEIKNIGSFHDLEKAVHFEITRQESLHSREIEIAQETRHWDDKRKITISSRSKEEALDYRYFLEGDIPWVTIDPAIQEKLKSEMPESISSKKERYVSKYNIPNQVADVLSSDKFYSDLFEDSHTESNAKEIANIITTDLMGLVDTREKREASKITATHLRDLADAIQTGKISRNSAKNALHEIVKSGKELSQVMSDLDLGNVSDESELLTVIKDVISEEPQAVEQAKSNPQTINYLVGKVMQKTKGKADPKLTLDLLKKQIE from the coding sequence ATGACCAAAATTGGTTTGGAGATTCACTGTCAATTAACAAATCTTGAAAGCAAATTGTTCTGCTCATGTAAAGCAAACTATCGTCAATTCGAAATCAATGAAAACATTTGTCCTGTGTGTATGGGATTGCCTGGAAGTTTACCCCGACTAAATCAAGATGCTGTCAAAAAAGCAACAATGATTGCGATGGCACTAAACTGTTCTACTCCTGAAAAAATTGCATTCTTTAGAAAAAATTACTTTTATCCGGATTTGCCAAAAAACTTCCAAATTACACAACTTAACATCTATGGAGATACTAGTGTAGGTGGCCCTGGCTCTATCATGGTTGGAGACAAGGAAATCAGAATTACCAGAATCCAACTCGAAGAGGACCCGGGTAGGCTCATTTACGAGGGAACCTCTTCTAAAAACCAAATAACTCTAGTTGATTACAATCGTGCAGGTACGCCTCTAGTTGAGATTGTTACAGAGCCAGACTTTGAGAACCCAAAACAGGTAAGAGAATTTCTCAATATTTTATCTGATTTGTTAGAAAATCTCGGAGTATCTGATCCTAGTTTAGAAGGTGCAATGAGGGCAGACGCAAACGTTTCCATTGAAGGTGGAAAGAAAGTTGAGATAAAAAATATTGGTTCATTTCATGATTTAGAAAAAGCAGTTCATTTTGAAATTACAAGACAAGAGAGTTTGCATTCTAGAGAGATAGAAATTGCACAAGAGACTCGTCATTGGGATGATAAAAGAAAGATAACAATTTCATCTCGTTCCAAAGAAGAAGCATTGGACTATCGTTATTTCTTGGAAGGTGACATTCCTTGGGTTACAATTGATCCTGCAATACAAGAGAAATTAAAATCTGAAATGCCTGAAAGTATTAGTTCCAAAAAAGAAAGATATGTTTCAAAATATAATATTCCAAATCAAGTAGCAGATGTTTTATCATCAGACAAATTCTATTCGGATTTGTTTGAGGATTCTCACACTGAATCAAATGCAAAAGAGATTGCAAATATCATTACAACTGATTTAATGGGATTGGTAGATACTAGAGAAAAACGTGAAGCATCAAAGATTACTGCTACACATTTGAGAGATTTGGCTGATGCAATTCAAACAGGAAAGATTTCAAGAAATTCAGCTAAAAATGCCTTGCATGAGATTGTAAAATCTGGTAAAGAATTATCACAAGTAATGTCTGATCTTGATTTAGGAAATGTATCTGATGAATCAGAATTACTTACAGTTATCAAAGATGTAATTTCAGAAGAACCTCAAGCGGTAGAACAAGCAAAATCAAACCCTCAAACAATAAACTATCTTGTAGGAAAGGTGATGCAAAAAACAAAAGGCAAGGCAGATCCTAAACTCACCCTTGATTTACTCAAAAAACAGATTGAATAA
- the gatA gene encoding Asp-tRNA(Asn)/Glu-tRNA(Gln) amidotransferase subunit GatA, whose translation MNLKISALDYVQEVQNGNISAEDFTAATLEHIHSVDEKLHAFLSVNDDAINQAREIDKKIKSGDKVGVCFGMPISIKDNMCIKNSKTTCASKMLENFVAPYDATVISKLKEQDAIFIGKANMDEFAMGLTTEFSAYGPSKNPWNVDCTPGGSSGGSAVSVSAFECVASLGSDTGGSVRNPASFCSAVGYKPTYGLISRYGLISYANSIEQIGPVTRTVKDTAFLLNMITGLDPNDNTTVDNKSEDYLSGIDSGVEGKKIGIIKEMMAEGTDPAVVSATKDAISKLEGLGAICEEVSLDMVKYSVAAYYTITATEAGSNLARYDNLRYGYDFSVEGYEFNSYIQKARKNFGPEVTRRMIIGGFVPSAGHAGKYFLKALKVKNKLTKEINDAFKKYDLLIAPTVPILPFKLGEKIDDPVALFLVDINTVTANLTGKPAISVPFAVSNGLPIGIQLLADSMNDKMLLQAAQALEQTVKLPEVPI comes from the coding sequence ATGAATCTCAAAATTTCTGCTCTAGACTATGTACAAGAAGTACAAAATGGAAATATCTCTGCTGAAGATTTTACTGCTGCAACTTTAGAACACATTCACAGTGTAGATGAAAAACTACACGCATTTTTATCTGTAAATGATGATGCAATTAACCAAGCAAGAGAGATTGACAAGAAAATAAAATCTGGAGATAAAGTAGGTGTATGTTTTGGAATGCCAATTTCAATTAAAGACAACATGTGTATCAAAAATAGCAAAACCACTTGTGCATCAAAGATGCTTGAGAATTTTGTTGCACCATATGATGCAACAGTAATATCAAAACTCAAAGAACAAGATGCAATCTTTATTGGAAAAGCAAACATGGATGAGTTTGCAATGGGGTTGACAACTGAATTTAGCGCATATGGTCCAAGCAAAAATCCTTGGAATGTTGACTGTACTCCTGGTGGTTCATCAGGTGGCAGTGCTGTTTCTGTAAGTGCCTTTGAATGTGTAGCATCCCTTGGTTCTGATACTGGTGGTTCTGTCCGAAACCCTGCTAGCTTTTGTTCAGCAGTAGGTTACAAACCAACATATGGTCTGATTAGCAGATATGGTCTCATCTCCTATGCAAACAGCATTGAGCAGATTGGACCTGTTACTAGAACTGTCAAAGATACTGCATTTTTGCTAAACATGATAACGGGATTAGATCCTAATGACAACACTACAGTTGATAACAAGAGTGAGGACTATCTTTCAGGCATAGATTCGGGCGTTGAAGGCAAGAAAATAGGCATAATCAAAGAGATGATGGCTGAAGGTACAGATCCTGCAGTGGTATCTGCAACAAAGGATGCTATATCAAAACTTGAAGGATTAGGTGCAATATGTGAGGAAGTCTCACTTGACATGGTGAAATATTCTGTTGCAGCATACTATACTATTACTGCAACTGAAGCTGGAAGTAACTTAGCAAGATATGACAACTTGAGATATGGTTATGATTTTTCAGTTGAAGGATACGAGTTTAATTCATACATTCAAAAGGCAAGAAAGAACTTTGGACCTGAAGTTACAAGAAGAATGATCATTGGTGGATTTGTTCCATCTGCAGGACATGCTGGCAAGTATTTCCTAAAAGCACTCAAAGTAAAAAATAAACTCACAAAGGAAATCAATGATGCTTTCAAAAAATATGATTTACTAATTGCACCAACTGTTCCAATCTTACCATTCAAACTTGGAGAAAAAATTGATGATCCTGTTGCATTATTCCTAGTTGATATCAATACTGTTACTGCAAATCTTACAGGAAAGCCTGCAATCTCTGTTCCATTTGCTGTTTCAAACGGATTGCCAATTGGAATTCAATTACTGGCAGATTCTATGAATGATAAAATGCTACTTCAAGCAGCACAGGCATTAGAACAAACTGTAAAACTACCGGAGGTTCCAATATGA
- a CDS encoding Asp-tRNA(Asn)/Glu-tRNA(Gln) amidotransferase subunit GatC: protein MVTEEEIEKVAKLMKIEVDDHKEYVDKVHAMIDYFDILDSAGVEDEEISMQEIPITALREDKHIPFDEKLIEKLNHYKGTYVRAPKMS from the coding sequence ATGGTTACAGAAGAAGAGATTGAGAAAGTAGCAAAATTAATGAAAATCGAGGTAGATGATCATAAAGAGTATGTAGACAAGGTACATGCTATGATCGATTATTTTGACATTTTAGATTCTGCAGGAGTTGAGGATGAAGAAATCTCTATGCAAGAAATTCCTATTACTGCTTTACGTGAAGATAAACACATCCCATTTGATGAAAAACTCATTGAAAAACTAAATCACTACAAAGGAACCTATGTTCGAGCTCCAAAGATGTCATAA
- the aspS gene encoding aspartate--tRNA(Asn) ligase: MIETELGTLRRSHYSDEINSSMDGTQVTVMGWVLTVRGHGNISFATIRDKNGDVSVVAKKGDCPDDIREKISYLKAHSSIAITGNVKSSEKAPSGYEIVPTELRVFSEVEKIPPFEPIAKTVKNIDTRLEVRPIDLRRKVLQHIFNTRSLVLKSIRSYFNDQNFVEINTPKMIATATEGGAALFPIFYYNKEAFLAQSPQLYKEQLTMSFEKVFEIAPIFRAEPSRTNRHLAEAISIDLEEAFIDYNDVMSRIEEIIKISIKTVTDYAKDNPDAEFTIPEIPETIPQYSYDDLVDKMQKAGAKTEWGDDLYPSNLKKIGLEGFYFIKDWPLAPKPFYVKDSKANPKISESFDLMFGDLELSSGSTRIEKRNELAERMKNKGMNTDAFEYHLGAFDYGVPPHAGCGIGLERLIMALTGTENIRDVTFYPRDVDRLTP, encoded by the coding sequence TTGATAGAAACTGAGCTAGGAACTTTACGTAGATCTCATTATTCTGATGAAATCAATTCCTCAATGGATGGCACCCAAGTTACTGTAATGGGATGGGTTCTAACTGTTAGAGGACATGGAAACATCAGTTTTGCTACAATTCGTGACAAAAATGGTGATGTTTCTGTTGTTGCAAAGAAAGGCGATTGTCCTGATGATATTCGTGAAAAGATATCCTACCTCAAAGCACATTCTTCAATTGCAATTACTGGAAATGTAAAATCCTCTGAAAAAGCCCCTAGTGGTTATGAGATAGTTCCAACTGAACTTCGAGTATTTTCTGAAGTTGAAAAAATTCCTCCCTTTGAGCCTATAGCCAAGACTGTCAAAAATATCGATACAAGACTAGAGGTAAGACCAATTGACCTTAGAAGAAAGGTACTACAACATATCTTCAACACTAGAAGTTTAGTTCTAAAATCAATTCGCAGTTACTTTAATGATCAAAATTTTGTTGAAATCAATACTCCAAAGATGATTGCAACAGCTACTGAAGGTGGCGCTGCATTATTTCCAATATTTTACTATAACAAAGAAGCATTCTTGGCTCAGAGCCCGCAATTGTACAAAGAACAATTGACAATGAGTTTTGAAAAAGTTTTTGAAATTGCTCCAATTTTTAGAGCAGAACCATCAAGAACTAACCGTCATCTTGCTGAAGCAATATCTATTGATTTGGAAGAAGCATTTATTGATTACAATGATGTGATGAGTAGGATTGAAGAAATTATCAAAATTTCAATTAAAACAGTAACTGATTATGCAAAAGATAATCCTGATGCAGAGTTTACAATTCCAGAAATCCCTGAAACCATCCCTCAATATTCTTATGATGATTTAGTTGATAAAATGCAAAAGGCTGGTGCAAAAACAGAATGGGGTGATGACTTGTATCCATCAAACCTCAAAAAAATTGGTCTTGAAGGATTTTACTTTATCAAAGATTGGCCATTGGCACCAAAACCCTTCTATGTAAAAGACAGCAAAGCTAATCCAAAAATTTCTGAATCCTTTGATTTGATGTTTGGTGATTTGGAATTGTCTTCTGGTAGTACAAGAATTGAAAAACGAAATGAACTAGCTGAGAGAATGAAGAATAAAGGCATGAACACTGATGCATTTGAGTACCATCTTGGTGCATTTGATTATGGAGTTCCTCCTCACGCCGGATGTGGTATTGGTCTTGAGAGGCTAATTATGGCCTTGACAGGCACAGAAAACATCCGTGATGTAACATTTTATCCAAGAGATGTTGATAGACTAACACCATAG